The genomic DNA GTTGTTCATAAACTGTACGCTGTGTGGTAGTTGACGTCATGTGTTTTACCTCCAGCCATTTTGAATGGCTATCAACCACTACTAGGAAATGCATTTCATGGGGTAATCGGGAGAGCGGATCACAGTTACTATGCTGCTCctactttctgtattcgttgCATGTGGGCAGCCGCCAACGTGGGAATGGCAGCCTTTGGGCCCAAAATAGCTAATAAAGGCTGGTGGTGATCAGTTACCGTACAAAaactgatgatttttttttactccatACACAATAGACAGAGATTCCCGTTCTATTTGTGCAGAGTTTTCTCGCTGGGGGTTAGGGTACGGGAGGCTAATGTTGTGGCTAAACCTGGCATGAAAGAATGATAATATTGGACCATGCCTACTAAAGACTTCAATTCACTGGTTCTGAGGGGTTGGTGCTTCCTTTACTGCATTGATTTTCTGTTCCACTGGTTTGAGACCTACTGCGCTTATTTTTAGACCTAGGTAAACCACTTCAGGTTTTAAGAACTCGCATTTTGACAGTTTTAGACGCAAATTGTATTGCTGCAGCCTGTCCAAAActtctgcgagtattttaaGATTCTCTTGCCAATCATTGCCGCCCACTAATATATCATCCTCCTTACACACACATTTCCCGATTGGCTGGAAAATTTGGTCTATTTTGGCTTGAAATATTTTTGGGGATGATTTTACACCATATGGTAGTTTCTTGTAGGAATACAGACATTTGTGGGTGTTTATAGTCAAGTATTCTTGAATTTCTTCGTCAATCAGCGATGCGTATGCGTGGGATACTTCAATTTTGCTAAATACCTTTGAACCAACAAGGGAAGCATAAAGATCCTGAGTGGTGGGTAAAGCATACGGCTCGTCCTCCACAGCCATATTGAGAGTCGCCTTGTAATCATTGCAGATTCACACTGTGTTATCGGACTTCGGCACTACCACGATTGGGCTTAATTGTCTAATTAGCTCTTTTTCTACTTGTTTCTTCAATGCATAAGGAACTCGATGGGCTTTTCCAAAAATTGGCTTTACATTCCCTTTCATAGTTATATGTGCATCAAGACCTGTCATGCCTGCATAACTGTCGCTGAAcaaatgattgtattttacagAAGAGCTGGTAGTTGCATGACGTTTTCACTGGAGACACTAAAAATCTCACCCATGCCAAATTGATTTGACCCAGCCAATTTTTGCCAAGTAGTGTAGGCTTTCCGCTGTTTAACTACGACTACTGGTAGAGAATAATGTTTGTTCTTATAAACAACATTACACTGCATTTCACCTGACACCTGACACACCTGACACACCTGCATTTCACCTGCGTACGTCCAAAGCACTACCTTTGATGCTGTTGAGGGAATGTCTGCAAACGTCTCTTGATATAAACTGTGTCGGATTGTGGAATAGTCTGCAGCATAGTATCTACCACCATTTTACAGGGTATCCCATTGATTACCATGTCTACCGAGTAACCTTGGGAACTGGGCCTGTTTGTGTCAAGTGAGTACAGGGAATAGATTCCTAATTCATCCTCGCTGCCTGATTCAGATCTGTGCAAATTGTGTACTTCCCCTTTCttggtttcatttttgtttcaacAAACGGATGCTAAATGACCAATCTTAGAATTCCGATAACATTTTGCAGACTTAAATTTACATGACTGACCTGAATGTTTACCCCCACACCTAAAACATTCTTCATTGTTCTTAACGTCCTTTGTTGTCAACTGGTTCACTTGGCGAGCCCTCGCTTGTCGAAGGGTGAAATTCCTGGATGTTTCTCTCAGCCATTTCTATAACTTTGGCAATCCTACAAGCCTTCTGTGTTCAGCAATTTATTCTGTATATTCGGGTTGCTGATCGCATGAGTCCGCAGACAAATCGGTCCCGTAGCGCTCTATACAGGAACTCACCAAAATTACAATGAATGGCCAACTTCTTCAACGCCAGTCCCCGATCGACTTTCCAGACTTGTGCCAAAATGGAAACTCTGTGCAATTTCCAGCGGTTTTGAATTGTGATGTTTCTCCAAAGCACGTACAATCTCAGTGAAAGGAGTATCTTTGGGCTTTACAGGTGCCAATAGATTACTTAGAGTCGGATGTACCTCCGTTCCCACCTTTGTAAGGAATATTGCATGTTTCCTTTGGGCCACCACTCGAATAGCTTTCAAGAGTGCTGCTGTCTTCCATTCCACGATATTATTGGCCGTTAAAAACATTGCCATCCATTCCACATAGGAACAGAATGTTTCACGCTCGGCGATGAACTCGCCCATACGCCCGGAAAAGTCCGCTTGCACCAGTACTGGTCATTCTATAAGCCACAACACACACAGCGTTATCCGGAAACCTTGCACTGATGATTGTCGGCTAATCCAATCCCGTCCTGGTCGCCAAAATGTAATAAACTAGCATTTAGCACTACACTCAAGATGGCGGGTTTCAGACACTTCATTACCAAGGCATCCTAGGTAAAGCCGCACCCACATATTACTACATTACAGATATAATACGAAAAATTGGATACAAAACGATAAGGATAATTTTGCCCATGGCAAATATGTGGTCGAGAACAAACCAGTTAAAACGAGTCATTTCTGGACATCTGAATCGGTGATTTCAGTCCTAGTTCTTCTTCAACATTATTACCTCAAAACAAGAAGTTTAACTTCATACTTCGTAAGCTTATAAATACCTTCGATATACTGCTACACAAGGGCAGGAACTCATCACTTAAAGCAAACAATTTATCTCAAAGATTGATCGTTTTGTCAGACTTAGACTTCAAATCATTTCCTCCAGTCTTCTTCCTGTTTCTTCCTGTTTATATCATGCGTATGGACATAAACGGAGACACTGCGCATTAATTTCCCAACAGGCACAATATCTGGTTGGGTAAACTCCTGAAATTGTACACGGTGTACTAGAATTTAGTCAAGGGAGAAGGGGGAAGGAGTCGGGGAGCAATAGTGAAATACTGATGGTAAAAAATCAATTATCAatgaccttattcacgatagccgccatgttggatttgcctttatcatgcaaattagctacacacttctgagggggcaaacaacacaagttcgagaggttataacgaacatcttagccacacagattaCTTGTTTCACGTTcgttgaatgtttatcacctaaggagtaaaatagaatgcttacacaagttacttcgatgtttttttagcgaaaattgagcagataacgaagtagaaagtcaaaaatgtcggaggcaatcaaaagatataaaattattgtaaaaggtacttaattctaaattcgaaaatgtacttttagcaatgttaattcaatatttcgacgagccgattttccgcaatttgcctttattccaatgtttgccccccagcataacaaatggctaatttgcatgacaatttgaaaaccaacatggcggctatcgtgaataaggacTATTCTTGCGGGAATGAGTAAATTGGATCAAAATCAAACAGAACATAACCAATGTTGGGGGTTTTTTTAGGAAGGAAAACCTGGAAAAACCCTCTGGGAGTAGCTaagagaaccaacaagctcGGCCCACATATGGTGTATTGTACGagaatagtccattttacagttgtgtgcttagttacctggcctatgaatgaaagtgaggctgaaattgaccttgttttgatagaaacctcactgcctatcttatgtaaatttttaccAATTACCACGAGAACAACGTCATTAACATAAGAATAGGAGGGGGGTCTGTATCACAACAAGGTCaacactagcctcactttcatttaaaggccaggtaactaagcacacaactgtaaagaggtctattgaatTTCGGTTACTTTGGTGGACGCTACTGCAGCAGCTTTGCTCCCCAATTTCACTTCATGTAAACCGGAATGAACTGCGGCCGTAAGCTTGGGAATAAACAATAGACGTCCAAATAATAGCTAGAAATTGTTAACAATGCTTTGTCCTTGCATGGTTGAGTCATGTAGCAGCAGATatgattggctcgctaccctagtcaaaaacaaaggaccaaacaattgaaacaatgacgtCCTAGACTCAAAAATAGAAGCTGTTTACATCACCAAACAAAAGCAGGTTACAAGGGTTGCTACATcactgttttgttttggctggagtagcgagccaatcacaatatacgttacgagagcagCTACATTACTGGAGGCATGGTTTGGGTTTGGATGAATTATTAGCCCTGTGCACGAGCATGCTGACCTTACCTTTTAAAATTCCATTGAAACTATCGCTACATGCCAGACATAGCTTGTTTCTTAGGAGAAAattgaacgcaatttttttttagctacCATTCAAATTTCTTCGAACCGGAGTAGCATCGAATTATGTCTGATTGTTAACCCGGTTGCAACGTAAACTGTATTTTCGTGATCGCTACATGTGTTGAGTTCTTTTGCAGCCATCTCTTTAAGCAAATATTGTTTTAATTTCTGTTTTGAGGTGATGCCCCTGGGTCAGTTCCTCAGCCAACACCCGCTTTTGCACCGTGTTCCTATGACTGTTATGGTAAATGTCTTGACTCGTGCCCAGATTACTGCTGCGTAGAGGCCTTAGCAAACAAAACGAGTTCTCCAAATCAACCGGCAGCAATGTCTCTGCCAGCTCAGGAAACCAGTTTGTTTGATGCTCCACAACGATTACCACCCGCGAATGAAATTGTAAGTAATGAATGTCAGAAAGTTTAGACGATTCCGAGGAATACTCCGTTAATTATCTCTTTTTTGGTTCACTTGACGCTTAAACGcttatcaacaacaacaacaacaacaacaacaacgacaacgtTCATTACATACAATACTAGTTACAGTGAAAATCGAGTTAGGTGGAGCAAAGTTAAAAtacttaattaatatatttacaatgacaaatattacgaaaggaaataattattatttaagacAAGAGCGATTGAATGTTTCTATGATAAAGATGTGAGGTACTACAGTGGAATACAGATTGACATTCTAGTTGATTGATTGCTGATAATCTTAAGATTCAATAATATTTAGCGAAAAGGTTTACTCTAGATGAAGGCTTTCACAAATATCAAGTTAAGATTCTTTCGAATAAGTATGCATTTTTTGTACGGTTTTTTTTGGACTAAAAACTGGAAAATAACTTAATTTTCATTAAGTTTCGtttgttttgaaatatttgGTCGGAACATGACGAACAGCgtttatttgtttaaaaaactacTAACGTAGTCTAAAAATCTCAGGTAACAAATCCCTCACTGAGGTCCATTAGATGTGAGCCGTTGCAAGATTTTCCCTtgtcttttttatttaatttcaaaCAAACCCTATCTAGTAAAATATCCTACGATTTTACACACTTAGGCCATCATTAAAGAACATAGATTGCATCAACAGCCTCCAGTGATACCGCGAAAAATTCACCAGTGTCCAGCAATGTGTGCCAAGTTCTGTGACCCAGACTGCCCCGTCCATTGTTGCAATCTTCCTGTTACAGCTCCACTCGCTCAACGTTATTTACAAGCAGGTATGTTCCATCCGTAGATATGCCGCATTCTCCTCATGTTCACCAAACTACTGTACTAGCAAGGCACCATTAAGGGTTAAGGTAATACAGTCCGTTCCATCTTCCTATTTCCCAATATTTAATAGGTCAGGATATCCATAAGACGAAAGACACTAGCTGCATACTTTTAGCGTATACGCAGCTCATTAAGGAGTTTAACGGGGAAGGAGCTCGAGGCAAAGGCACGGGGAGAATATgaactatttatttaaattcaGATAGGACAtcctgtttgcttttttttgccaACAATCAAGTGAAGTGACCTAAGAGAAGATTTTGTGCATTACGTGACTATGATCACAATTTTTTCAATGTAGTCCCCATCATTTCAATTGAGGAGTAGCTTGTCTGCAATGTATACACCATGATAGCAATGTCTTTACGATAGcacttttttttcagtttagaGGAGACGTTTGCCTTAGTGTGGCTGACGTTCTTACTCCGGCAATCTCTCTTTGTGGCTTTGCGACCAGCTAGGTTCCCCCTAATTGTCACTGCACTGCCTAGTGCTTACCTCCTCTGTCTTGACTGACGCCCTCGATAACAGCATGTCCGACGCGTCATTGGTGGCCTTTTACAAATTAATATGTACAGGGTTGGTGTTACAACGTCTGGAGGTTGAAAATTCAACTTTCCCCAGGGACTAATCAAGCAAACCTTTTCAATCATCTTATTTCTTACCCGGCTCTTTTTCAGGTTGCACAAATGGTGTTTCTACCTTCGGAGGGAATGCCAATGGAGCATGCTGTAAATTCCCTTTTATTTACAAAGGTGCAGTCTACTGGAAATGTACCGATCAAGACGCAGAAACGAAATGGTGCTCTGTCACTGAAGTGTTCGAGATCGAGAAGAAATGGGGGGTTTGCCCTTCATTTTAGGTCAGAGAAAAAATAACGTCCCTCTCGATCTGGCTTGCAAATGGCTTCGGGTTCTGGTAACCTCTCATATATACAGACTTCACTGCTATTTTGAATTCAACGCCCTGGTAAATAAGCAAAAAATTCCGACAAAATAGAATTCAAAAACCGGACTGGATGACCGGATAGGACAATCGAATTGGAACACTGGAACGAATCTTCCTGTGCGTAGCTCTGCTGGCCTTTTAGCCTGTTCCCACACGATTTGTAAATCATTACACTTTTTTATTAATTCAACGCTAACACGACAAAAAGGCTTAACTGAAATCGAAACAGTTTTTCAAGCAAGAGAAATAAAGGCAGCGTGCGATAGCAAATATTGTATTAATGAAGAACAAGCAAAAGGATTTGATCCCCTAAAATTCTAACTAACTGTCCTTGAAATTACCCAGTCATTAGTGCGGCTCAGGTGTAAGTTTTGAGCCCGTTCAGCTCAACAGTATCATGCGGCGTTCGATGTCAAAATAAAGCAGCGATTTTACAGAGATTCGCCGGCATATGCCACCAACTGCAGAGGAGCTGGGCTAGGAAATAGACGGCCTGGCCTCAGGCAGGCATCGACGGCATCCCACCAGATGACATTAAATATGACAAAAACACTCTTCTGTGCTTCATTAAGTACACGAACTGCCATTTTAACAGAAGAGGCCGGGACAAGTGCCTCAGGCACGAGAGACTGTCAGTGCAATAAAGGCGCCCTCAACATGAAATAAATGAGGTCAAATTGATCAGTTGTAATTATTGCATAGGAATCTGGAGTAAGTCGGGAAGAAAGACAAATGCGATAATTATGAGAGAGAAGCTAATTAAGAGTTGCTACATTATTTGAATTTCAGCGtggatttcttttttaaataacttGATTTAAAGCTATAGTCAACGATAATAAATGGTAACAAGTTGGTTATCCTTTCGCTGTTGAATGCATTTGCCGTTTGTATCTCCGCTTTCCTTTCAAGTTCCCGATCAGTCTCCTGCCACAACAACTTCCCGTTTCATCAGTCTTGTTATGTTCTCTGTGAAAGAGATATTATGGTGAAATGTTCAGTTATAACGTTTATAAGATATTGGCTATTTCGTCTACGAATCGTTTGAATCGCTTCAATAATTCAACGAATTGGAGACTGTAACAGGTAGAAGCAATAAAGAACTGGTAATTTGTCCTAAGGAGAACAATGGTATAGcccatttaatttattttttcgaAGTGGGTTCATCTTGTAAAAGAGAAAGTTAAAATGGGTTATATATTCCCCACTTGTAAAGAATAAATTGTAGGCAACCTTATTTCTGACATTGCAATTAATTTTGATGTGTTTGTTATTTTGTCGCCTCAAACAGGGATGAATGCCAATATGGTATTACATCACTCGAGCTTAACAAGAGGTCAAACCCTGCGGGTGGCACGTTTCATTCAAGTTTACCGAAAGAATCATCATTGCTGGGAACTTCAGctaaatattttcattttattgtttCCATTTAGTCCCAATAACAATTTTTGTTGCACACAAATGCATTTCATGAGGCGATAAGTGGTTGTGAAATGAAAATTCTTCGGGCCTTCTTTGTGCTACTAATTTTATCTTTGGTGTCGTTGATCAGTAATGGGAGAGGAACTAAACCTCGACGCCGAATCATCGGAGCAAATCAACGTGTTACTGGTAGGTGAACCCTTCTTGCTCAAGTAAATTAAAATCACTGATTCGCACGCTCGAGAAATGCAGCAAAGAAAATTTGCCTTTTAGcaaaaatgaatattttgatCCAATGTAACCAAAGATAGACATTGCCCTTCACAAGTATCACTTCTTAATCcacaattattttcatttatttagtaGAGTTATAGTCAAAGACAATGGCCAAGTCTATTCTGGGGTTTTTCTCCAATTTTTCCTGTCAAAAATAGAGTAAGTTTAGGAAACAACTCAGGGCTCCGGAAAACGTTTAATGAATTTTCATAGCTATCGATTTAAGACACACTCTACAGCAATAAGACAGCGTTTAGTCTTTCACCACCAGTGTCGAGACTATTGAGAAAATAAGCTAAACGGATTGGTGCCAATGACGactttacagtgcgacgcgccttactgtggccacccaacaaactttcacatttgacaactacgtgtaagaacgtcaactcaaacaactcattcaacggtgttcaacttacaaccgtacGAACTTCGCAAGGAGAGGGGGAGCTGTCAAataaattcgcacaccctggtTAGATGGCCACGTTAAGGCATGTCGCACTGTAAAACAGTGTAAGGGAGGGTTACgatttttgcaaacgttggccttgtagcatttatatttcaacagaattaactgattagagtgtaatgtgaagtgctagttttctaccccatatgaaccatgtgagcgttggtTACACGGCCACGGCAAAAAGCGTAAGCCTTCCTTGTTTATTGCCGTGACtctaacatcttcagttcccacagcctgcccccgtctgaccttgtagctcagtcggtagagcagcggtgttTTAACCCGAAGgtcttgggttcaattcccaccctggtcagagtttttctctgtccttgtgtgggcccatttccaggggcgtagccagggaAGGGTTCCAGGGGTTCCGGAACCCCCCTCTCGCGCCaaggaacccccccccccccccccgtctcCTATTTTTAACAGTGATTTTATCCCAGCAAGAGTGTAATGGACTCTCGATTCCTAAAATTCTTCGTTTTGTTCTATGCTTACAATAAGTACAGTGAACGTCATTGTGTTATCTATTTGCGTTACACTTGCATTTTCGGAGACATGAGACAGAAATCCTGACATTGAAGCAGCGCTGGAGTTTTATGAGGACGACCTTCCTTCTCCTCATGTGGTTGATGTTGAGCTCCTGTGATAGAAGAGAAAGTGGTGCAGCACTGAGGATGCCGACCTCCCCACCAGTGCAGTTCAGACACTCGcagcatacaccttattccaaaatggccgtcattttagtattcttttgtttgattgcaaagtGGCCCtgttggcctcgttcaaggttaaatattcttttgaattctacgtttgaaagcgaggccaaaagggccagtttacaatgaaacaaaagaatactaaaatggcggccattttggaataaggtgtatgcgaTCGAGAGTTCTTTCCTAACATCCACACCTTGATCCGCATGTTGTGCACGTTGCCGATAACGTCAGCTAAATGTGAGCGCGGTCATTCAGTACACTAAGAGGTTAACAACATACCTGAGGTTGACCATGTCAAGCGAGCGAGAGTCTGGGCTGGCGTTGATGAACATCAATTACCACCGAGACATAAACATCGAGGAAGCGATAAACACGTTCGCTCAACGGCAACCAAGGCGTCTTATGTTTACATAGCGTAAACGACAAAGTCTTGTACGTTTCGTAATGTAAGGATTTTAGACCAACCGTTTTCGTTGGAACCAATTTggaacaccccccccccccccccacccctccaaaaaatcctggctacgcccctgatttccattagtagggctaacgctcacatggttcatatggggtagaaaactgcCACTTCACATGACACCCTAATCacttaattctgtttaaaacaaTGTAGTTTGCAGGCCAAAATGCTTTTGGGGCTTGTTTAATAAAGACAGCATAAATCACACCAATGAATGGCTTGTCATTGCACTTCCATTCATTATCCAAAAAACGCAAAAGAATCATAGAAGTACAAACTGGAAGAAGTGGCTTTGAGAGTGGTTTACCCAAAAGAGATATAGAGGTACGGACTGAAAGATAGCCTCCAGAGGAGTTTACCAACAACCTCAGAATTTAGTAAACGTGCAGTCATCACAGATTTTACTACAATATACTTTCACTGATTTGTTTTCATCCTTCCGTTGTCGTCAAATCCAGTTGGTAAGCTACGAAAGACTGTCACATTAGAAAAACGTTTTTACAAAAGAAATTACCTATGCTATTGCTGAAAACTTTAACCGTTGAAAACGCAGTGTAAATACAGAAAATACAGGTAGAATCTCTAACTGTAAACACCGTATACGAGCGCAGTGCTCGACTTTCCCGAAGGAAAGGACGATGCATATAAATATGAGGTCGATTTAATGAAGCAAAACAACATTTTCCTCGTAGGCGAACGCTTCCCGCTCTCGTAAATTATAGCCACTGATTCCTACgctctgaaaaattcagtagCAGAGACAAAAGACAGTAAGGATGATACAAATACATATTTGACAGTGACAGTGTTAAATATTCCATTTTGAGTTGCATAATTATGCCAGCCTTTATTTCAGAGAATGGCGCGAAAAAGACGCTAATTCCAGGATTGCCTTCAGGAATACCGGGTGTGTCGATTCCAGTACCCTCTGGCAATGTTAGCACTGTCCGTAAGCAAAACATTTTAATGTCTTTAAATGATAATGAATTTTGTAAGTAgcatatggacaaaaatgaaaaaggacCATTCTTACCTAGATATCTAATAATGGCTTTATTCTCAAATATACTAGCAATGGCACTTGCCACCAATCAAGTACTTTTTCTCGCTCAGTCTGAAAGAAATCGAAGGGGTCGTTATTCGAGATTGCAATCACTGAGCTTGCGAGGGGTCGGAGATTCGAATACACTTTGGTACCTTTTAGTTCATCCCTTAGGGGCTGGGCGATCCCTCTTTCGTGTATCTCCTTTCGCAACCCATCAACACGTAACATTTTGCAATGACCTTGTTCGCAGGCTAACTGACGCTGAATTTCGAATGACTTCGACTCAAGTAAAATacgtttttcaattattttcagCTGTGATAACTGGTAACAATTCTCTAGTGCATGCTGCCACGGTCGGTGCGTATGCTGGAGCCCAAGTCAGGTGTCTTTAGTGGGGCCAAGGCAGGGGCAAAGACTGGAGCAAAGGCTGGAGCAGAGGCAGGAGCTAAGTCTGGCGAGGAGGCAGGAATTAAAGCCGGCGAAGAAGCCGGAAAAAGAATCGCCCACATGATCGCATTGGAAACAGTTCAGAAGAGTTTAATGGCACAAATGCAGAGTGGCCgtgtttttaatatttttggacAGAAACCAACTGAGAAGCCAACCGACGCAGGGGGAGGCCAAGCTGGGGCTGAAGGGGCAGCTGGAGGCAGGCGGAATGGGGGTTGCAAGTGGTGCTGCTGGTGCAACGGGAGGTGCAACGGGGGGTGCAACGGGAGGTGCAACGGGTGGTGCAACGGTGGTGCTGCAGGTGGTGGCGGGGCCAGTGCTGCGACTGGAGCTGGAGCTGGAGCTGGAGCTGGAGCATTAGGACAGACTGGTGCAGGTGCTGGTGTGGTGCTGAAGCAGCTGCAGGTGCGGGAACCTTCAGTAGGAGTTAGTGCTGGAGCACAGGCAAGCTTAAGTGTTTTGGTGTTACCTCCGGTGTGCCTATCGTGGTAGGTGTCATGAAGGGAATCTCTGGTGGCTCCATAGCTGCAAGTGGAGCCGGCATAGCTGGAGCAGGGGCACAATCAGGGGGAGGAGCTGGAGCAGTTGCTGCAATATCCGCATCTGCTATTGCCTCAGCCAGCGCTGCAGCAGCAGCATCTGTTACCGCCAGTGGAGCGGTAACAGCGTGTAAGTACACAATTTATTGCAATACCACAATAATAGTGACAATATAATTGACGAGTCGAGTTTCGTCTCTTAAAATTACATTGTTGACCTTCTGCTTCGTAGGGGCGCTCTTCGGTCGAGTTTTTCAGGTGGATGGgttaaaagcaaataaaatgttCACAATGTTGGTGGCAGTTTAGGCTATCAACACCGA from Montipora capricornis isolate CH-2021 chromosome 2, ASM3666992v2, whole genome shotgun sequence includes the following:
- the LOC138037496 gene encoding circumsporozoite protein-like translates to MLEPKSGVFSGAKAGAKTGAKAGAEAGAKSGEEAGIKAGEEAGKRIAHMIALETVQKSLMAQMQSGRVFNIFGQKPTEKPTDAGGGQAGAEGAAGGRRNGGCKWCCWCNGRCNGGCNGRCNGWCNGGAAGGGGASAATGAGAGAGAGALGQTGAGAGVVLKQLQVREPSVGVSAGAQASLSVLVLPPVCLSW